One window from the genome of Cyanobacterium sp. T60_A2020_053 encodes:
- a CDS encoding Mo-dependent nitrogenase C-terminal domain-containing protein, translated as MITTNYINPAIKIASAPFTIIKKGLNKSLIGMKEKLNNWEIREKQIAKRIVNLIPSQCPFARDIYIFNQHLLTIPPLCKINPFYEDLMMLRFRALCFLSDIGEDITPYCQ; from the coding sequence ATGATAACTACAAATTATATTAATCCAGCGATAAAAATAGCTTCAGCGCCCTTCACCATAATCAAAAAAGGATTGAATAAATCTTTAATAGGAATGAAAGAAAAATTAAATAATTGGGAAATTAGAGAGAAACAAATTGCCAAAAGAATAGTTAATTTGATACCCAGTCAATGTCCTTTTGCTAGAGATATTTATATCTTTAATCAACACTTATTAACCATTCCTCCTCTGTGCAAAATCAATCCTTTTTATGAAGATTTGATGATGTTGCGTTTTCGTGCTTTATGCTTTCTGAGC